The genomic window GGGCCGCGCGGGGAGGAGGCGGAACCGAGCTAGGCCGCATGAAATCCCCGGGCTAGATTTTCCCCGCGCCGGACGCCTCTGCCATGGCGGCCGGCACCGAGGAGGGCCacggccgggccgggccgggcgtGCTGCGGGAAGAGGAAGGctcaggaggtggggagggaaggggaggccGAGGGACGGGGTCGCCGCGCCGCCGCTGCTGCCAGAGAGGAGCCTACGGCTGGCGGCCCGGCCAGGACAGCAGGGTCCTCGGAGCTCGGCTCGGAATTCGCACGCCTCTGCGCGGCGACCTGTGCACAGTCCCCTCGGCCTCCGCCTCGATGctggccgccgccgccgccgctcccgccgccgccgcgcaCAAAGCCCCCCCACCCCGACTCTCGGGGCGCCGCCGCCGCCAAATCCTCAGCCCCTCATTGGCCGCGGGCCGCGGCGCCTGCCGGGAAATGCAGTCCCGGGTTCGGGACGCTGGGGCTCCGGAGGAAGCGGCGAGTCAGCGGGGCGGAGGGGGCGGGAGCGCGAACCAGGAACGCCCGCGGCCGCTAGCTTCTGGAAGACTAGGGAGACTGGGCAAGAGGGCCAAGGGACGGGGAGGGACGGTACGTGGGAGAATGACACACAAAACACCCCGGGAAGCCGGAGGAGGCGTGGAAAGGTGGGGCCCGGGAGGTAAAACTGGGCTCGGCGCGTTCAGTGTGGCTGATTAAAGAACAGCGCGCAACTAGCGCCATATGGCGCTCCTCAGGGTGACTCGGCTCTGTAGCTCCTGGGGTTAGGAGCGACCGTCGCACGGTCCCCGGTGGGTGACCGCGCGAGGGCGGGGCAGTCCAGGCGTCCCCTCGGCAGTCTCCCGTCCTACAGCTGTCAGGGAAGGGCTCCCATTCCAGGAGGGTCTGCATCTGGAAAGCCGGGGGCGATGCAAGACCGCCTTGGCGTCGGTCTCCCTCTCAGCCCCGGCTGAATTGTCAGAGGGTCCGCCTTCCCCGGTTGCAAGCAGTAGGAGGCCGGGCCGGCGGCGCCGGCTCGCTGAGGGAGCGCCCCGATCTCCCCGGCAGGCGCCGGCCCCGCGCGCCTCTTCCTGCTCGGCTGCGGCCCGGAGGCTTGTGGGTAACCGGGAGGACGACGTCAGTGCCGGCCGCATCCCCGGGTGCCCCCCAGCCGCGGGAGACCGCGAAGGCTCCGTGACCGTCACGTGCCGGGGGCCGCGGCTGCTCGCGGCCAGACCTTCGCATCGAGGGACATGAGGTACATTTGTCCTACACGGCCCAGGAGGAACCGGGAGGCAACTCTCCGTCATCCTTTAGCCCCCCGCATCCTAGGAAACGTATGGAAAACAATGGAAGGTTAAGTGTGTGCACAGTGATCTAGCCCTGCAGGAGTGTGCCGACCAGGTGGTATTTCCTGGGGCCTGGTGATAAGGATTTAGAAGGTTACAGCACAGAGATCTGAACGTAAAAAGGAAACACAGGCAGcaagcaaatgaggaaactgatacTCTCTGTTCTGAGAATAAAGCCGTTTTACCGCTAGACGTCATACTCTCTGTAGACGTTATAGTGCTGGATGTCTTTGGTACTATTACAAGAAATTAGATATCTGTTCTCTTTATCACTTAAGGAGATTAAAAGATTCCTACAGATCAGTTATTTAAAAGGGCACTAATTATgaactagtttttttgttttgttttgttttttgttttttttaaaaaacgtaaCCCGGTTAATAATACTAAGGGTGATACTGAGAATTATCagcattggccgggcgcagtggctcacgcctgtaatcccagcactttgggaggccgaggcaggcggatcacgaggtcaggaaatcgagaccatcctggctaagacggtgaaaccccatctctactaaaaatacaaaaaattagccgggcgaggtggcgggcgcctgtagtcccagctactcgggaggctgaggcaggagaatggcgtgaacccggaggcggagcttgcggtgagccgagatcgcgccacttcactccagcctgggccacagagccagactacgtctcaaaaaaaaaaaaaaaaaaaaaagaaaagaaaagaaaaattctcattactattaataattaaatatttttaaacgtATGCTTTAAGTAGTACCACAGGTTAAAGCTATCAGTAAAAGCATACTTTTTATTTGTGATATgccattttaaaacacagatggcCAAAGCGGGCCGCCAAGTCTAGCTTAATTCCATCTCCAGGAAAGAGGGAttaaattagtctttttttttttctatgagccTTTCTACTTCCATTCTTCGTTTTCTTCCTCCTGTGTCTTCCTTGCTTTGTTGATAAACTGTTGCCTTCACCCGGCACCTGGGTTTCTCCCTTGAGGAGAATCTAGTAAATTGTCCCCAGGGATCTTATATTAGCCTGTTTCTAATAGCTATGCTGACAGCAAGAGTTTAAAATTGGAGTTATGTGAAGTAGATGCATGGTCTTTTCCTGCAAAGCATTACAAAATACAGTTAGTAATACTTGATCTGGTGGCGTGTGTAGGAAAatggccattaaaaataatagtttacggccgggcgcggtggctcaagcctgtaatcccagcactttgggaggccgagacgggcggatcacgaggtcaggagatcgagagacgatcccggctaacacggtgaaaccccgtctctactaaaaaatacaaaaaaatagccgggcgaggtggcgggcgcctgtagtcccagctactcgggaggctgaggcaggagaatggcgtaaacccgggaggcggagcttgcagtgagctgagatccggccactgcactccagcctgggtgacagagcaagactccgtctcaaataaataaataaataaataaataaataaataaataatagtttacATTTTCAGTATCTAACATCTTCTGAGGTTTAGACGATGATTACTCTTCGCCATAGAAAATGAGCAAGGAACTCATTAAGACAGCAACCTAACACAGTTCTCAGGGCCAGAGTcatggggaaaaaatatttttttaaaaatttctcttctGAAGATTATATACAGAAACTCCTTACATGATAAATCTCTTATCCTGAAAGTCAAAGAAATTGCCAAGTCTCATAACTAGGGAAGATGGACATTACTTTGAACAAACGTATTTCAATAAGAAGGGTTCTTAGCCCTTCCCTTTTTAGGATAGGATTGCTGACATATGGCCATGGTAGAAAACCTAGCTCATCTTTCAAATACTGGGCATGGAATCGTTCATCTGGTTTATGAATACTTAATGATATTCACTGTGCCTGGTTGTAAGTGAATACAATGCATGAATAAGAATATTTCCCCGTATAAAATGTCTCCCAGGGaactgaaaatatatttgcatccTTTATGATCTTTTCCAGAAAAGTACCAATACATGGTAGTGCAATGATTAATTGATGAAATTAGTATGAAAACTACATCTACCTTCTAGAACTCAAAATTTGACCACCAGGAATTTTCAGTGAGGGAAAAGTAGAGTCCAAAGCTTTGTAGATTTTAATTCTGGTAAACAGAACGTGAAGTGAAACCTTTATGTGCAAAGTTGAACATCAGACATGCACAAAGAGACCTCTAGTGGCCAAACTGAAAAGTTTTGCCTGTTTAACAGTTGATCTATTTGGTTATTAGCTGAAAAATCCTTTGTGGATTAAAAGCAGTCTGCATTTTTTACTGACGTTTAATACCGCCATCTTCCATTCTTAAAAATGTGTAGCCCAGATGAGTAAAGTCAGTGGTCAGCTCACATGTTAGGAGACGTATTCTCTGTGAAACGGCGATTCCTTGCTGTATGGTGGTCGAGTAGagccactaagaaaaaaaaaaattttttttttttcttttgagacggggtctcgctcttgtcgcccaggctggagtgcagtggcgcgatctcgattcactgcaaccccgactcccgtgttcaagcgattctcctgcctcagcctccagagtaatcAGAACTTCaggggcacgccaccacgcccggctaatttttgtatttttttagtagagacagggtttcaccatgttggccaagatgttttctatctcccgaccttgtgatccgcccgcctcggcctcccaaactgctgggattacaggcgtgagccaccgtacccggcctaaaaaaaatttttttttgaatctttCTTCTGGAGCCAGATAAAATGGATGGGAAAAGATAACTGGGGAACGAGAATATTTCTAGATCTTTCATTTTCCCAAGATGGCTCAGTTGGCCATCCTAGGAACTGAAGTGCCCTCAAACCTATAGTGTCTGTCATTTCACAGCTACTAtcacatacattttatatgttgAGATTTCTACACAAACTATTAATCACAAACAACACTTGTTAAGGGAACATTGaggaagcaaatatttttagtagaatacAGATTTCCATATGAAGATTTCACAGTATTCTGGCCTCTGGAAAGGAATGCTCTCCTTCCGATTCCCGCCCTTTCTGCGACACCATGAAGTCCTCTCCGCGCCCCTTAGGCAGTTCCGGAGTTGCAGGGGCCGAGGGAGAATACATCAAAGTGATGTCATTCATGACTCCGAGATGGTTACCATGGCAACTATCAGACATATTACGATGTCAGTAGGGTAAAAGCCTGTTTAGTCTTCAATCAAGGGTTTCCTCGGGCGTTAACCACTGCCTGCAGAGTGTGGACTGGCAGAAAAACCCTCGGGCCCCCCAGCACCAAGGCTCCTTAAACCAAGCCCCACAAAGAAGTCACTTCGGCGATGGGAACGCGGCTTTGCGGCTTCGCGGCTTCCTGGGCTGCTAAGGTGAAGGACGCCCGCCCTCCCCAGAACTTGAGAGCTTATTGGTTGGTGATGTCGTCACTCAGAGTGACATCAGGGGCAAGGAAAGAGGCGGAGCCGTAGAGACTTGGCTTCTGGCCCTTCTAGCTTGGGGGTCCGGGGAAGGAACTGGGAGGACCTAGGCTGCCGTTCCGCGGAGCCCGGCCGAGGAGGTAGGGGTGGGCAGGCCCAGCCCTCAGGCCGCGACCTGGTGGGCCTCGCTGCCATTTTTTTCCTCCGGAGCCCGCTCCGTCCGCATCCTGCTCCTTTCATCAGCGCCCGATCCAGGTTTCCTGACCGCTTCCAGTTCCCACCACGCTCTCCTCCGCCCACGACCTCATCCCCGCCAGTCCCCAGCACAGTGCGAACTCTGAAGCTCGGCCTCTCCTCCCCCTCACAGCGCGCTCAGTCCTTTCAGTCCCAGGCCCTGCTTCTCCTCGGCTTCATTTCCCACAACCCCGATCATCCACGAGGGTCGTGGTTCCAGTGCCTGTCCCACCCCCgcaccaaaaaaccaaaacataacCCCCAGACCCTGCCGCATGCAGGCCGCGCACACATCACGGGCGCCGAAACCGCCAGGCGAGGAAGCCCAGGGCGCGTTTTGCTCCGGTGGGGTGATGAGCAAAGCCGAGGGAGCCCGGGAGCAGCGGGCGTGGGGCGGCGCCAATGCGAGTGCGAGTGGTGTCCGCCGCCCGGGAGCGCCGGGGCTCGAGCGGATTAACCGCCACCTCAGGTGTCTTCTCCCGCCCGCGAAACGCCACCCACCGTTAGTGTGGGTCCAGAGGTTTCGAGGCCCTGTTCAAAATGTCAGCTCTGTGGCTGAGATTTCTATTCAGGAGAGGCCCTGGAACTCCTTTTCCAGCCGCAAGAGAGCAAAGCTGCCATTGGGAGATGCCAGCTCTTCTGCCGCTCCTCGCGACCCTTAGCAGAAAAGCGCCCCTGGATGGAGAAGGGTTTTGGTGAAGGTTATCTACAGGTTCAAAGCTCAGTTTGCGCTCTGGAGAATCACTAGCAAGGGAAACAGTTTTACCTCCACTTGAGCGATTAGTAGGTTCCATGTCTACCTTCATCCACTGCTATATAAATTAGATTAGTGGGTACTTCCAATCTTCAGGATTTGGTACAGCTTGCCTAAATATAGAACAATGCTAACTGAAAAGAAATTCAGGATATCCACTTTCTACCTATATTTTAAGGCTACAAATAGATATATATTGCTCTACTTTTTAAGTACTTGGCAATCATTGAAGTTGCACTACTAGATACTATTGACCAGAAATCAAAATGTCGCTGAAGACCGTACCATCTTCATGAGCGACATCATCTTAGAGATCATTACCATTTGTTGGAATCTCAAGGTACCATTCTCAAGTCCAGAGCTAAGAAAATATCTGATTGTTGGACATGAGCTTGAAGGAGATTTTGTATCTTAACTATGCAAATGTTCTACCTTTGCAATAGTTAAAAACACTAAAATCCTGATGTCTTTTAATTGATGTGTTTTTGAAGTACTAAATTGTTTACTTACTCCTTTTGCCTAGGTCCCTATGTTAACTActtgagacaaaaataaatatggcCTTCTACAGTTATAATTCAGTCTTAGCTATTGCTCGAACAAGGTAAGCATTGGAGTTACCCCCGAATATGAacttaattcttcttttttttggtaaatgtatttatttatttttatttttatttttatttttttgagatggagtcgcactctgtcgcccaggctggagttcaatggcgcaatcttggctcac from Macaca mulatta isolate MMU2019108-1 chromosome 8, T2T-MMU8v2.0, whole genome shotgun sequence includes these protein-coding regions:
- the LOC144330771 gene encoding uncharacterized protein LOC144330771; this encodes MAAGTEEGHGRAGPGVLREEEGSGGGEGRGGRGTGSPRRRCCQRGAYGWRPGQDSRVLGARLGIRTPLRGDLCTVPSASASMLAAAAAAPAAAAHKAPPPRLSGRRRRQILSPSLAAGRGACREMQSRVRDAGAPEEAASQRGGGGGSANQERPRPLASGRLGRLGKRAKGRGGTAPAPRASSCSAAARRLVGNREDDVSAGRIPGCPPAAGDREGSVTVTCRGPRLLAARPSHRGT